A genome region from Mycobacterium florentinum includes the following:
- the fadD12 gene encoding acyl-CoA ligase FadD12, producing MASPLDQARGVLGVVATLRRAGMIAPMRPDRYLKMAAAMRREGMGMTVGFAGAAQRCPDRPAVIDELGTLTWRQLDERINALAAALQALPGGRPRVIGIMCRNHRGFIEALVAANRIGSDVVLLNTSFAGPAMAEVVNREGVDAAIYDEEFTDTVDRALADKPAATRIVAWTDGPHELTVGKLIAGHLGERPERTGRKGKMILLTSGTTGSPKGAKQSGGGAGIGTLKAILDRTPWRAEETIVIVAPMFHAWGFSQLIFAASMACTIVTRRKFDPEATLELVDRHRATGLAVVPVMFDRIMELPDDVRNRYTGRSLRFAAASGSRMRPDVVISFMDQFGDVIYNNYNATEAGMIATATPADLRAAPDTAGKPAGGTEIRILDPEFNEVPTGEVGTIYVRNDTQFDGYTSGKTKDFHAGFMSSGDVGYVDEAGRLFVVGRDDEMIVSGGENIYPIEVEKTLAAHPEVAEAVVIGVDDEQYGQRLAAFVVLGPGSAATPETLKQHVRDNLANYKVPREISVLDELPRGSTGKILRAELQARVNG from the coding sequence ATGGCCTCTCCCCTGGACCAGGCTCGCGGCGTCTTGGGCGTAGTGGCCACGCTGCGACGCGCCGGAATGATCGCGCCGATGCGGCCCGACCGCTACCTGAAGATGGCCGCGGCGATGCGCCGCGAGGGCATGGGCATGACGGTCGGTTTCGCCGGCGCCGCGCAGCGCTGCCCGGACCGCCCCGCCGTGATCGACGAACTCGGCACGCTGACCTGGCGGCAGCTCGACGAGCGGATCAACGCGCTGGCGGCCGCGCTGCAAGCCCTGCCGGGCGGCCGGCCACGGGTCATCGGAATCATGTGCCGCAACCACCGCGGCTTCATCGAGGCGTTGGTGGCCGCCAACCGGATCGGTTCCGACGTTGTGCTGTTGAACACGTCGTTCGCCGGGCCGGCGATGGCCGAGGTGGTCAACCGCGAAGGCGTCGACGCCGCCATCTACGACGAGGAGTTCACCGACACGGTGGACCGGGCGCTGGCCGACAAGCCGGCCGCCACCCGCATCGTGGCGTGGACCGACGGACCGCACGAGCTCACGGTAGGGAAGCTCATCGCCGGCCACCTCGGCGAGCGGCCGGAGCGCACCGGCCGCAAGGGCAAGATGATCCTGCTGACCTCCGGGACCACCGGAAGTCCCAAGGGCGCCAAGCAGTCTGGCGGCGGTGCCGGGATCGGCACGCTCAAGGCGATCCTGGACCGCACGCCGTGGCGCGCCGAGGAGACGATCGTGATAGTGGCGCCGATGTTCCACGCGTGGGGTTTCTCACAGTTGATCTTCGCGGCGTCGATGGCGTGCACGATCGTCACCCGGCGCAAGTTCGACCCGGAGGCCACCCTGGAGCTCGTCGACCGCCACCGGGCGACCGGCCTGGCCGTGGTCCCGGTGATGTTCGACCGCATCATGGAACTGCCCGACGACGTCCGCAACCGCTACACCGGCCGGTCGCTTCGCTTCGCCGCGGCGTCGGGTTCGCGGATGCGACCCGACGTGGTCATCTCGTTCATGGATCAGTTCGGCGACGTGATCTACAACAACTACAACGCGACCGAGGCGGGCATGATCGCGACGGCCACCCCGGCGGATCTGCGCGCCGCGCCCGACACCGCGGGCAAGCCGGCCGGCGGGACCGAGATCCGGATCCTGGACCCGGAATTCAACGAGGTGCCCACCGGCGAGGTCGGCACCATCTACGTGCGCAACGACACCCAATTCGACGGCTACACCTCCGGCAAGACGAAGGATTTCCACGCCGGGTTCATGTCGTCGGGTGACGTCGGCTATGTCGACGAGGCCGGACGGCTGTTCGTCGTCGGCCGCGACGACGAGATGATCGTGTCCGGCGGCGAGAACATCTACCCGATCGAGGTGGAGAAAACGCTTGCCGCACACCCGGAAGTGGCCGAAGCCGTGGTGATCGGCGTGGACGACGAACAGTACGGCCAGCGGCTGGCTGCGTTCGTGGTGCTCGGGCCCGGCTCGGCGGCCACGCCCGAGACGCTCAAACAACACGTTCGCGATAACCTCGCCAATTATAAAGTGCCACGTGAGATTTCGGTTCTCGACGAGCTGCCCCGCGGCAGCACCGGCAAGATCCTGCGCGCCGAACTGCAAGCACGGGTGAACGGCTGA